From Macadamia integrifolia cultivar HAES 741 unplaced genomic scaffold, SCU_Mint_v3 scaffold_22A, whole genome shotgun sequence, a single genomic window includes:
- the LOC122071456 gene encoding probable arabinosyltransferase ARAD1, with amino-acid sequence MTEPRGKPRKPKSYSASSPPPYSNGITLILSSAMARKSLLKPTLATILIILAFYAFFNTFLSPIDSNPSKLPSTFSFDSFKSSSLLSTDSSNSLESPSSSPPVKVYLYDLPRKFTYGVIESYLMARDSLKSPVDDVSTLKYPGHQHSAEWWLFKDLLWEDRYGSPVIRVLDPEEADLFYVPFFSSLSLVVNPIRPGMVGNAGVYSDEEMQESLIKWLEGQVYWKRNSGLDHVFICQDPNALYKVIDRIKNGVLLISDFGRLRPDQASLVKDVILPYSHRINPFNGEIGVKERKSLLFFMGNRYRKEGGKIRNELFQVLEGEADVIIKHGTQSRESRRMATQGMHSSKFCLHPAGDTPSACRLFDAIVSLCVPVIVSDHIELPFEDVIDYRKVAVFVDSASAVKRGYLIKKLRAVNKERIIKYQQELKAVSGVYFPSAFFF; translated from the exons ATGACTGAGCCCCGAGGTAAACCcagaaaacccaaatcctacTCTGcgtcttctcctcctccttacTCTAATGGCATAACCCTAATCCTTAGCTCAGCAATGGCACGAAAGTCTCTCCTGAAACCAACCCTCGCTACTATCCTCATAATCTTAGCTTTTTACGCTTTCTTCAATACCTTTCTCTCCCCAATTGACAGTAACCCTTCGAAGCTCCCCTCCACCTTCTCCTTCGATTCTTTCAAGTCCTCTTCTCTGCTCAGCACAGACTCATCTAATTCCCTCGAATCTCCTTCCAGTTCGCCGCCGGTCAAGGTGTATCTCTACGATCTTCCGCGGAAATTCACGTATGGCGTGATCGAGAGCTACTTGATGGCTCGTGATTCTCTGAAATCTCCGGTTGATGATGTGTCGACGTTAAAGTACCCTGGGCATCAGCACTCTGCGGAATGGTGGTTGTTTAAGGATTTATTATGGGAAGACAGGTATGGTTCGCCGGTAATTAGGGTTCTCGATCCTGAAGAGGCGGATTTGTTCTATGTTCCTTTCTTTTCGTCTTTGAGTTTGGTCGTGAATCCGATTCGACCTGGTATGGTTGGTAATGCGGGTGTGTATAGTGACGAGGAGATGCAGGAGAGTTTGATAAAGTGGTTGGAAGGGCAGGTTTATTGGAAGAGGAATTCTGGATTGGATCATGTTTTTATATGTCAGGATCCGAATGCGCTTTATAAGGTGATCGATCGAATCAAGAATGGGGTTCTGCTTATTTCGGATTTCGGGAGGCTGAGACCGGACCAGGCTTCATTGGTGAAGGATGTCATATTGCCGTATTCACATCGGATTAATCCGTTCAATGGTGAGATTGGTGTGAAAGAAAGGAAGTCGTTGTTGTTCTTCATGGGCAACCGGTACCGGAAAGAG GGGGGAAAAATTCGTAATGAGCTCTTCCAAGTACTTGAGGGTGAAGCTGATGTCATTATAAAACATGGAACACAATCCAGAGAGAGTCGGCGTATGGCGACACAAGGGATGCACTCATCCAAGTTCTGTTTACATCCAGCTGGAGATACACCCTCAGCCTGCCGACTCTTTGATGCCATAGTGAGTTTGTGTGTTCCAGTGATAGTCAGTGACCATATTGAGTTGCCTTTTGAAGATGTCATAGATTACAGAAAAGTTGCAGTATTTGTGGATTCTGCTTCAGCAGTGAAGCGaggatatttaattaaaaagCTGAGGGCAGTGAACAAAGAGAGGATTATAAAGTACCAGCAGGAGCTTAAAGCTGTAAGTGGTGTTTACTTtccttctgcattttttttttaa